In Paenibacillus guangzhouensis, a single window of DNA contains:
- a CDS encoding copper amine oxidase N-terminal domain-containing protein translates to MRAKTWKKWLGVTLVAMMVVLAGCQSIGGVNIAKVVENSLNVKSSESSQSLSVELIPRKDGAISAEDKKIIDLVNGVKLDITRAATQDPTHMSIAGNITYSGKAVPFKLGMEDMNMTVWIDGMKKPAVVSLAGGELEGELVAEIEKSQDVVRGAVQKIGAYLVKQAPVPNVATVSSVTETVYGESLNLQKLHLEIKGDEIIGLVKTLLTNMVKDDAGLREITSALYDAFYPILESQMGIYSEEGDGADFFTSLAKDKEVGSLVLYKYVKNGLDEILKDFDAQAEALLKEADAKQVLSKETGLSLDLYIDGDNQVRKQNLELTVALPDVEDMPIQKIVVRAQAQTWNINKAVKLDTIDTSKGVEKFDSYALSGKGFLTNFDKNSTAFGILKNDLGLGKTDFTVFEEDSYGSDDYYPGWWSLDGVGMVPLSYIANGFEAEVKWDAATKQIVVYDALNDITVELKIGSTTAYVNGEAKTMKQPVLVDDYDAANLPLRFIVEALGGHLQWDPDYYEFYVTSK, encoded by the coding sequence ATGAGAGCGAAGACGTGGAAAAAGTGGTTAGGCGTCACGCTAGTCGCGATGATGGTCGTGCTTGCTGGATGTCAATCGATCGGCGGTGTGAACATTGCCAAAGTCGTTGAGAACAGCCTCAACGTGAAGTCTAGTGAGTCCAGCCAATCCTTGTCAGTGGAGTTAATCCCTCGCAAAGATGGCGCGATCTCAGCAGAAGACAAGAAGATTATCGATCTTGTAAATGGGGTTAAGTTAGACATCACCCGTGCAGCTACGCAAGATCCAACACATATGTCCATCGCAGGAAATATTACATACAGCGGTAAAGCCGTACCGTTCAAGCTTGGTATGGAAGACATGAATATGACCGTGTGGATTGACGGGATGAAGAAGCCAGCTGTTGTCTCCCTTGCGGGTGGAGAATTGGAAGGCGAGCTGGTAGCAGAGATCGAGAAATCGCAAGATGTGGTCCGCGGGGCTGTTCAGAAGATCGGAGCGTACCTCGTGAAGCAAGCACCGGTACCGAATGTCGCAACGGTATCTTCCGTCACGGAGACGGTATATGGTGAGAGCCTGAATCTGCAGAAGCTTCATCTTGAGATCAAAGGCGATGAAATCATTGGCCTTGTGAAGACGTTGCTAACGAATATGGTCAAAGACGATGCAGGGCTGCGCGAGATTACGAGCGCCTTGTACGATGCGTTCTATCCGATCCTTGAAAGTCAAATGGGCATCTACTCTGAAGAAGGTGACGGAGCGGATTTCTTCACCTCCCTTGCTAAAGATAAAGAAGTTGGTTCCTTAGTCCTATACAAATATGTGAAAAATGGACTGGATGAAATTCTGAAGGATTTTGATGCACAAGCTGAAGCGCTCTTGAAGGAAGCTGATGCGAAGCAAGTGCTGAGCAAGGAAACCGGGTTGAGCCTGGATCTCTATATCGATGGCGATAACCAAGTGCGTAAACAGAATCTAGAGCTTACAGTTGCCCTTCCAGATGTGGAAGACATGCCGATTCAGAAGATTGTCGTGCGTGCGCAAGCTCAGACATGGAACATCAATAAAGCCGTGAAGCTTGATACCATCGATACATCGAAAGGCGTTGAGAAATTCGACAGCTATGCACTATCTGGCAAAGGGTTCCTCACGAATTTCGATAAGAACTCGACAGCTTTTGGAATCTTGAAGAACGATCTTGGCCTAGGGAAGACCGACTTCACGGTCTTCGAAGAAGACAGCTATGGCAGCGATGATTACTACCCAGGTTGGTGGTCGCTTGATGGCGTAGGCATGGTGCCGCTCAGCTACATTGCGAACGGATTCGAAGCAGAAGTGAAATGGGATGCAGCAACGAAACAAATCGTTGTCTACGATGCATTGAATGACATTACGGTTGAGCTTAAGATCGGGTCGACAACTGCTTATGTCAACGGTGAAGCGAAGACGATGAAGCAACCGGTATTGGTTGATGATTACGATGCGGCGAACTTGCCACTGCGATTCATTGTTGAAGCGCTTGGCGGTCACTTGCAATGGGATCCGGATTACTACGAATTCTATGTAACAAGCAAATAA
- a CDS encoding AraC family transcriptional regulator, translated as MNPFNIGFQTAEDTPFMTLDSLGCQEVDSPNYSFQGNERPDRGHIIFQYTLSGEGRVEIDGTTYWLPEGTAFLVQVPSSHRYYYDSASEQPWKFIWLNIRGEDAQRMWDRIIAQEGPVVTLDEQSEPIRAYWKLYHRIATEQICDPYILSVLVYEWMLTLLRPRIHATTSVQDSPVILQAKQYMDDRYAEPVTLEEIAANSQVSRHHLCRIFQKNERCSPFEYLRRRRLEAAVALLRQSDLPIQEIGVRCGFESPSYFGKVFRQHYNMTPTEYRQSYS; from the coding sequence GTGAATCCGTTCAATATCGGCTTTCAGACGGCAGAAGACACACCCTTCATGACACTCGATTCCTTAGGGTGCCAGGAGGTTGATTCGCCCAACTATTCCTTTCAAGGCAATGAACGGCCGGACCGCGGCCATATTATTTTTCAATATACGTTATCAGGCGAGGGGCGCGTTGAGATCGACGGGACAACCTACTGGTTGCCGGAAGGCACTGCCTTTCTCGTGCAAGTCCCCAGCTCGCACCGCTACTATTATGATTCAGCTTCCGAGCAGCCGTGGAAGTTCATTTGGCTAAATATCCGCGGCGAAGATGCCCAGCGCATGTGGGATCGCATCATCGCCCAGGAAGGGCCGGTTGTCACGTTAGACGAGCAATCTGAGCCTATACGCGCATACTGGAAGCTCTACCATCGCATCGCAACGGAGCAAATATGCGATCCTTACATACTGTCCGTGCTCGTCTATGAATGGATGCTAACCCTGCTTCGCCCCCGAATCCATGCAACCACGAGCGTACAGGACAGCCCTGTGATTCTCCAAGCAAAGCAGTATATGGACGACCGTTATGCAGAGCCTGTCACGCTGGAAGAGATCGCTGCGAACAGCCAAGTCAGCCGGCATCACCTGTGCCGTATTTTCCAGAAGAACGAGCGTTGCTCCCCCTTCGAATACTTGCGTCGTAGACGATTGGAAGCCGCGGTTGCGCTGCTGCGCCAGTCCGACCTCCCGATCCAAGAGATCGGGGTACGCTGCGGGTTCGAGAGCCCCAGCTATTTCGGCAAAGTCTTCCGCCAGCACTACAACATGACACCAACGGAATATCGCCAATCCTACAGTTAG
- a CDS encoding S41 family peptidase, translating to MKFTGRAVIAFVLLTMFATCLITLTVVKNPIMTSGDRQATTAKFSGFTNNEFKKLNTTLQLIEGQYYSNVDREKVIDGAVNGMMEALKDPYSVYMNEESAGQFASSLEGTYTGIGAEVTMEDNKVTVLAAIKGTPAERAGILPKDVFVSINGEKLDGLKLSEAIERIRGPKGTKAKIKVRRAGMDALLEFEVVREDISLETVHGEMLDRGIGLIEIRQFSMNTGKRFKEELTKLERSGMKGLIIDVRNNPGGFVPVVTDIAENFIPSGQIIYQQERRDEKVTKALSRGKGTKKYPIITLINEGSASASEILAGALQDLQLAKLVGVPSFGKGTMQVTYKEEFDDGSLLKMTFAKWLTPKGSWVHKSGIKPDVEVKEPDYYFVSRLSQKQELKYDMNNEDVRNLQIMLDGLAYHPGRKDGYFDHTTEQAVRAFQVQSGLPETGKVDDLTAQKLEAEIKRRLQDPKYDTQLNKAVEVLREEIR from the coding sequence GTGAAATTTACAGGTCGGGCAGTGATTGCATTTGTTCTGCTCACCATGTTCGCAACGTGTCTGATCACGTTGACGGTGGTGAAGAACCCGATTATGACAAGTGGTGATCGACAAGCGACCACGGCGAAGTTCTCTGGGTTTACGAACAATGAATTTAAGAAATTGAATACAACACTGCAATTGATCGAAGGTCAATATTATAGTAATGTCGACCGGGAGAAAGTAATTGACGGCGCAGTGAATGGCATGATGGAGGCACTCAAAGACCCTTACTCGGTATATATGAACGAAGAATCCGCGGGGCAATTCGCATCGAGCTTGGAAGGCACGTATACCGGCATCGGTGCGGAAGTGACGATGGAAGATAACAAGGTGACGGTCCTGGCGGCGATCAAGGGGACCCCGGCAGAACGAGCAGGCATATTGCCGAAGGATGTATTCGTCTCGATTAATGGCGAGAAGCTGGACGGGCTGAAGTTAAGTGAAGCCATTGAACGCATTCGGGGTCCGAAGGGAACGAAAGCCAAGATTAAAGTTCGCCGTGCGGGCATGGATGCATTGCTTGAATTCGAGGTTGTCCGCGAAGATATTAGTCTGGAGACAGTACATGGAGAAATGTTAGATCGGGGTATCGGCTTAATTGAAATTCGCCAGTTCTCCATGAATACGGGCAAACGATTCAAAGAAGAGCTTACGAAGCTTGAGCGAAGCGGCATGAAAGGGTTAATCATTGATGTTCGTAACAATCCTGGCGGCTTCGTCCCAGTGGTAACCGACATTGCTGAGAACTTCATTCCATCCGGACAGATCATCTATCAGCAGGAGCGCCGGGATGAGAAGGTGACGAAGGCGTTATCCCGTGGAAAAGGAACGAAGAAGTACCCGATCATTACGTTAATTAATGAAGGCAGCGCCAGCGCATCGGAGATTCTGGCGGGAGCACTTCAGGATCTTCAGCTCGCGAAGCTGGTAGGTGTTCCTTCTTTCGGTAAGGGTACGATGCAGGTTACGTACAAGGAAGAATTCGATGACGGCAGCTTGCTTAAGATGACGTTCGCCAAGTGGCTTACCCCAAAAGGGAGTTGGGTCCATAAGAGCGGGATTAAACCGGATGTGGAAGTGAAGGAACCGGATTATTACTTCGTCTCTCGTCTGTCTCAGAAGCAAGAGTTGAAATATGATATGAACAATGAAGATGTGAGGAATCTGCAGATTATGCTGGATGGTCTTGCTTATCATCCGGGCCGTAAGGACGGCTATTTCGACCATACAACTGAGCAAGCCGTGCGAGCATTCCAGGTGCAATCAGGCTTGCCGGAGACGGGGAAAGTGGATGATCTGACAGCCCAGAAGCTGGAAGCAGAGATCAAGCGACGGCTTCAAGATCCGAAGTATGATACCCAATTGAATAAAGCGGTTGAGGTGCTTCGGGAGGAAATCCGTTAG
- the ftsX gene encoding permease-like cell division protein FtsX translates to MTFRTILRHLREGAKNVIRNGWMSFASISSIVISLFILGVFLVLSLNINALAGQVESQVQIQVYLEPNTTKEQREQLHTEIGNMSEVSKVEVVTKEEGMKIFRENLGEDGKELLSGYTEDTNPLPDTLVVDVLEPTTIPAVAKKIEELKKTTTEKVISKVKYGEGTVEKMFAVTNTIRNAGLVVVAGLAITSMFLISNTIKVTIIARRREIGIMKLVGATNHFIRWPFFIEGALIGFLGSAVTIAILFTGYDRLVKLTQVELGLMLIKLMPLHEIWLSVGGALLGLGVLIGVWGSTVSIRKFLKV, encoded by the coding sequence ATGACATTTAGAACGATACTTCGACACTTGCGAGAAGGCGCGAAGAATGTGATTCGCAATGGCTGGATGTCCTTTGCTTCCATCAGCTCGATCGTCATCTCTCTATTTATATTAGGTGTATTTCTAGTCTTATCGCTGAACATTAATGCGCTCGCAGGACAAGTCGAGAGTCAGGTTCAGATTCAAGTGTATCTAGAGCCGAACACGACGAAGGAACAGCGGGAGCAATTACATACCGAGATCGGCAATATGAGTGAAGTGAGTAAGGTTGAGGTTGTCACGAAGGAAGAGGGGATGAAAATCTTCCGTGAGAATCTAGGGGAAGACGGCAAGGAACTGCTCTCCGGTTATACCGAAGATACGAATCCGCTGCCGGATACGCTCGTTGTTGATGTTCTGGAGCCAACGACGATCCCAGCTGTTGCGAAGAAGATCGAAGAGCTCAAGAAGACAACGACGGAGAAGGTCATCTCCAAAGTGAAATACGGCGAAGGCACGGTAGAGAAGATGTTCGCCGTGACGAACACGATCCGGAATGCCGGGCTTGTTGTCGTGGCGGGACTTGCAATTACATCGATGTTCTTGATTTCGAATACGATTAAGGTCACGATCATCGCGCGCCGCAGAGAGATCGGCATTATGAAGCTGGTGGGGGCAACGAATCATTTCATCCGCTGGCCGTTCTTTATCGAAGGCGCACTCATTGGCTTTCTAGGCTCTGCAGTCACGATTGCGATTCTATTTACAGGCTATGATCGTCTGGTAAAGCTTACGCAAGTGGAACTGGGGCTAATGCTCATCAAATTGATGCCGCTGCATGAGATATGGCTGTCTGTCGGCGGTGCGCTGCTCGGCTTAGGTGTTCTGATTGGGGTATGGGGGTCTACTGTCTCCATTCGCAAATTCCTAAAAGTCTAG
- a CDS encoding murein hydrolase activator EnvC family protein: protein MKKKLMLIVMMMGLIFTMVPPVETHAESEIDKINKEIKKLQQQQRSAMKKQQEAEKNVKQAKVAKERTASEITVIMAQINDVTKDMMDTSVQIDQTEDKLRQTAVELEEATERVQSRSQLLDSRLRLMYTNGFVSYLDVLLDSTSFSDFLDRIDMLKSVVGQDKDILADNKRDKLLVIEKKKQVEVDLKQVRALYSKMDLTKQDLAGKEKQKEVMIASLSKQIEEGEEISEEQEKFVMELAKKTAALQEKKKKFKPKYKGGKLGMPIQTFRLSSGFGPRTHPVTGQKGKMHTGLDFAAPKGTSIYAAEAGIVIVAQTVSGYGNCVIINHGNGLWTLYGHIRNGGILVEKGQEVKKGQKIAEVGSTGQSTGNHLHFEVRVNEVPKNPTGYLNL, encoded by the coding sequence TTGAAGAAGAAACTGATGCTAATCGTTATGATGATGGGTCTCATCTTCACGATGGTGCCGCCGGTAGAGACGCATGCGGAATCGGAGATCGATAAAATCAATAAAGAAATTAAGAAATTACAGCAACAGCAGCGTTCTGCAATGAAGAAGCAGCAAGAAGCGGAGAAGAACGTGAAGCAAGCAAAGGTTGCGAAGGAACGCACAGCTTCTGAGATCACGGTAATTATGGCGCAGATCAATGACGTAACCAAAGATATGATGGATACGTCGGTGCAGATCGATCAGACGGAAGATAAGCTTCGTCAGACAGCGGTGGAGCTGGAAGAAGCGACGGAACGCGTTCAGAGCCGCAGCCAGCTGCTCGATTCGCGTCTTCGCCTGATGTATACGAATGGATTTGTCTCCTATTTGGATGTATTGCTCGATTCCACGAGCTTCTCGGATTTCCTCGACCGTATCGATATGTTGAAATCCGTTGTAGGTCAGGATAAGGATATTCTGGCAGATAACAAACGGGACAAGTTGCTCGTTATCGAGAAGAAGAAGCAAGTTGAAGTGGACCTAAAGCAGGTTCGTGCACTCTATTCCAAGATGGATCTCACCAAGCAAGACCTAGCAGGCAAAGAGAAGCAAAAAGAAGTGATGATTGCAAGCCTGAGCAAGCAGATTGAAGAGGGCGAAGAAATTAGCGAAGAGCAAGAGAAGTTCGTCATGGAGCTTGCGAAGAAGACAGCAGCACTGCAAGAGAAGAAGAAAAAATTCAAACCGAAATATAAAGGCGGCAAGCTCGGCATGCCGATTCAGACTTTCCGTCTGTCATCCGGCTTCGGACCGCGAACGCATCCGGTAACCGGCCAAAAAGGAAAAATGCATACGGGACTCGATTTCGCTGCGCCGAAAGGTACGTCGATTTATGCTGCGGAAGCAGGGATCGTGATCGTCGCGCAGACCGTTAGCGGTTACGGGAACTGCGTGATTATTAATCATGGTAACGGCTTGTGGACGTTGTATGGGCATATCCGCAATGGTGGAATCCTGGTTGAGAAAGGCCAGGAAGTGAAGAAGGGTCAGAAAATTGCTGAAGTAGGCAGCACGGGGCAGTCGACAGGGAACCATTTGCATTTCGAAGTACGGGTGAATGAAGTACCGAAGAATCCAACGGGATACTTAAATTTATAG
- a CDS encoding PDZ domain-containing protein — translation MGMVMEILWNIVEAIVQMFLQPFLYIAIILIVFQYRRQVMLERKLFSVKMHALGDQLIRTLLGGLLAGIGISLVSAFTGMTLTAEAILLIWSVAILLMLVRVRFLCLAYAVGVLGILQFIVDRFPDWQLTGFAGSVLTTLRTLDIPALAALVALLHLAEAILIRLQGAKFASPLFVEGKRGKLVGGYQMQSYWPVPLFLMIPAQTVGSVLPWTPFFGGEAWANGWMLMAFPVVIGFSEWTQSRLPQEKVKQSSSRLMIYSVVLLGLSLAAGLWSPIMLIVALFAIAMHEWIYWSSTMEEAKRSPIYVHDERGLHVLAVIPGTPAQELGIEPGEIVHKVNGFAVRSKEELHQALRANPAFCKLEVLNLAGEIKFLQRAIFAGEHHQLGVVLAPDQDASYYVGKAPASIFTIVRMKLSGVHSRMKM, via the coding sequence ATGGGAATGGTGATGGAGATCTTGTGGAACATTGTTGAGGCGATTGTGCAGATGTTTTTGCAGCCGTTTCTATATATAGCGATTATTCTGATTGTCTTCCAGTATCGCCGTCAGGTGATGTTGGAGCGTAAGCTATTTTCTGTGAAGATGCATGCGCTGGGTGATCAATTGATTCGCACCTTGCTCGGAGGTTTACTCGCAGGGATCGGGATTTCTTTGGTGTCGGCGTTCACCGGAATGACATTGACGGCGGAGGCGATCTTGCTGATTTGGTCAGTCGCTATCCTGCTCATGCTCGTCCGTGTACGGTTCTTGTGTCTTGCATATGCCGTAGGAGTTCTCGGCATTCTGCAGTTTATCGTCGACCGGTTCCCGGATTGGCAGTTGACGGGATTCGCTGGATCAGTACTGACGACGCTGCGAACGCTCGATATTCCGGCGTTAGCCGCTTTGGTTGCGCTGCTGCATTTGGCGGAAGCGATTTTAATCCGTCTGCAAGGAGCGAAGTTCGCAAGTCCATTATTCGTAGAGGGTAAGCGCGGGAAGCTCGTTGGCGGATATCAAATGCAGAGTTATTGGCCGGTTCCGTTATTTCTTATGATCCCGGCGCAGACGGTCGGATCGGTGCTGCCTTGGACGCCGTTCTTCGGCGGCGAGGCGTGGGCGAATGGATGGATGCTCATGGCGTTCCCTGTTGTTATCGGGTTCAGCGAATGGACGCAATCCCGATTGCCGCAAGAGAAGGTGAAGCAGAGCTCATCCCGGTTAATGATATACAGTGTTGTCCTGTTAGGTCTTTCCCTTGCAGCCGGACTGTGGAGTCCAATCATGCTCATCGTTGCTCTGTTCGCCATTGCCATGCATGAATGGATTTACTGGTCCAGCACGATGGAAGAAGCGAAGCGCAGCCCAATCTATGTTCATGACGAACGAGGATTGCATGTCTTGGCGGTAATTCCAGGGACACCTGCACAGGAGCTGGGAATTGAACCGGGTGAGATCGTACATAAGGTGAACGGATTTGCGGTACGCTCGAAGGAGGAGCTCCATCAAGCGCTTCGTGCGAATCCTGCATTTTGCAAGCTGGAAGTGCTTAACCTCGCGGGAGAGATCAAATTTCTGCAGCGGGCGATATTTGCAGGGGAACACCATCAGCTGGGTGTCGTCCTAGCCCCTGATCAAGATGCCTCCTATTATGTAGGCAAAGCGCCGGCTTCGATTTTTACCATAGTGCGGATGAAGTTATCCGGCGTTCATTCTAGAATGAAGATGTAA